One region of Neisseria mucosa genomic DNA includes:
- the ilvA gene encoding threonine ammonia-lyase, biosynthetic, which produces MNNRPSYSDYLIRILTASVYDVAVETPLEPAIGLSRRLNNNVLLKREDLQPVFSFKIRGAYNKMAKLPKEALACGVIAASAGNHAQGVALSAQRLGCRAVIVMPETTPKIKIDAVKSRSGEVVLKGVSYNDAYDYAMELAEKEKLTYIAPFDDPDVIAGQGTVGMEIVRQRPDDIHAIFVPIGGGGLAAGVAAFVKQVRPSIKVIGVQTNDSCCMKQSVEAGKVVSLKDVGLFSDGTAVKVVGEETFRLCRDLLDDIITVDTDAICGAIKDIFDDTRSITEPAGALALAGLKTYAARNRIQNQTLIAVTSGANMNFHRLRHVSERSELGEGNEGIFAVTIPEERGSFLKFVNLLGSRNITEFNYRYGDDQKAHIFVGLQTAGSQDLAVISRQLTEAGLPNVDLTDDEISKIHIRYMVGGRTTKVAHERLISFEFPERPGALARFLNHMQGGWNITLFHYRNHGADYGRILVGIDVPPGDNQAFENFLESLGYSYQDETQNAAYRLFLA; this is translated from the coding sequence ATGAACAACCGCCCCTCTTATTCCGATTACCTCATCCGCATCCTGACCGCCTCCGTTTACGACGTTGCCGTCGAAACGCCGCTCGAACCTGCAATCGGGCTGTCACGTCGTCTGAACAACAACGTCCTGCTCAAACGCGAAGACCTGCAACCCGTGTTTTCCTTCAAAATCCGCGGAGCGTACAACAAAATGGCGAAGCTGCCCAAAGAAGCACTCGCCTGCGGCGTCATCGCCGCCAGCGCGGGTAACCACGCACAAGGCGTCGCACTTTCGGCACAACGTTTAGGCTGCCGCGCCGTCATCGTCATGCCCGAAACCACGCCCAAAATCAAAATCGACGCCGTCAAAAGCCGCAGCGGCGAAGTCGTCCTCAAAGGCGTTTCCTACAACGATGCCTATGATTACGCGATGGAGTTGGCAGAAAAAGAAAAACTGACCTACATCGCCCCATTTGACGACCCCGACGTGATTGCCGGTCAAGGCACGGTCGGCATGGAAATCGTGCGCCAGCGTCCCGACGACATCCACGCCATCTTCGTCCCCATCGGCGGCGGCGGACTGGCGGCGGGCGTTGCCGCGTTCGTCAAACAAGTCCGCCCCAGCATCAAAGTCATCGGCGTGCAAACAAACGACTCCTGCTGCATGAAGCAATCCGTCGAAGCCGGGAAAGTCGTCAGTCTCAAAGACGTCGGCCTCTTCTCCGACGGTACCGCCGTCAAAGTCGTCGGCGAAGAAACCTTCCGCCTCTGCCGCGACCTCTTGGACGACATCATCACCGTCGATACCGACGCCATCTGCGGCGCCATCAAAGACATCTTCGACGACACCCGCAGCATCACCGAACCCGCAGGCGCGCTCGCCCTCGCCGGTCTGAAAACCTACGCCGCCCGCAACCGCATCCAAAACCAAACCCTTATCGCCGTAACCAGCGGCGCCAACATGAATTTCCACCGCCTGCGCCACGTTTCCGAACGCAGCGAATTGGGTGAAGGCAACGAAGGCATTTTCGCCGTTACCATCCCCGAAGAGCGCGGCAGCTTCCTCAAATTCGTCAATCTGCTCGGCAGCCGCAACATCACCGAGTTCAACTACCGATACGGCGACGACCAAAAAGCCCACATCTTCGTCGGCCTGCAAACCGCAGGTTCCCAAGACCTCGCCGTCATCAGCCGCCAACTGACCGAAGCCGGGCTGCCCAATGTCGACCTGACCGACGACGAAATCTCCAAAATCCACATCCGCTACATGGTCGGCGGACGCACAACAAAAGTCGCCCACGAACGCTTAATCAGCTTCGAGTTCCCCGAACGCCCCGGCGCACTCGCCCGCTTCCTCAACCACATGCAGGGCGGCTGGAACATTACCCTCTTCCACTACCGCAACCACGGCGCCGACTACGGCCGCATCCTCGTCGGCATCGACGTCCCGCCCGGCGACAATCAAGCCTTCGAAAACTTCCTCGAAAGCCTCGGTTACAGCTATCAGGACGAAACCCAAAACGCCGCATACCGCCTGTTCCTTGCTTGA
- a CDS encoding 23S rRNA pseudouridine(1911/1915/1917) synthase RluD: protein MQNTSFDNEADYSDDLDFTSAPEAESCVNLTVPLELAGGRLDAVLAKLMPDYSRSRLTSWIKEGAVIVNDKPAQPKDKMIGGESVSVTVRPSEENLAFKPEAMDLDIVYEDDTVIVVNKPAGLVVHPAAGNWTGTLLNGLLAHCPELSQIPRAGIVHRLDKETSGLMVVAKTLPAQNSLVQQLQERTVKRIYRAVANGIVPFDGKIETQIGRDPHNRLKMAVVKFGGKPAVTHVKVLERYLAHSYIECSLETGRTHQIRVHMREANHPLAADPVYGNLRHPCSEPVKEAVKSLGARQALHAYRLSFVHPKTGETVSFEAPIPDDIYHLLSVLRLEAGLDSSLSNEEEWQDKLGTDDDDDWNEDDYDVEVVYVRD from the coding sequence ATGCAGAATACTTCCTTTGATAATGAAGCCGATTATAGCGACGATTTAGACTTTACGTCAGCCCCCGAAGCAGAAAGTTGTGTTAATTTGACTGTTCCGCTGGAGCTTGCGGGCGGGCGGCTGGATGCAGTGTTGGCAAAGCTCATGCCTGATTATTCGCGCAGCCGCCTGACATCGTGGATTAAAGAAGGCGCGGTTATTGTAAACGATAAGCCTGCCCAACCCAAAGACAAAATGATAGGCGGGGAATCCGTCAGCGTAACGGTACGTCCGAGCGAAGAGAATCTCGCGTTCAAACCCGAAGCGATGGATTTGGATATTGTGTACGAAGACGATACCGTCATCGTCGTCAACAAACCCGCCGGACTGGTTGTCCACCCCGCCGCAGGCAACTGGACGGGGACGCTGCTTAACGGCCTGCTGGCGCATTGTCCCGAATTGAGCCAAATTCCGCGCGCGGGCATCGTCCACAGGCTCGACAAAGAAACCAGCGGCCTGATGGTGGTCGCCAAAACCCTGCCCGCACAAAATTCCCTCGTGCAACAGCTTCAAGAGCGCACGGTCAAACGTATCTACCGCGCCGTCGCCAACGGTATTGTTCCCTTTGACGGCAAAATCGAAACCCAAATCGGACGCGATCCGCACAACCGCCTGAAAATGGCAGTCGTCAAATTCGGCGGCAAACCTGCCGTGACACACGTCAAAGTGTTGGAACGCTATCTTGCCCACAGCTACATCGAATGCTCGCTCGAAACAGGCAGGACGCACCAAATCCGCGTCCATATGCGCGAAGCCAACCACCCGCTTGCCGCCGACCCCGTTTACGGCAACCTGCGCCATCCGTGCAGCGAACCGGTAAAAGAAGCCGTCAAAAGTCTGGGCGCGCGTCAGGCTTTGCACGCCTACCGCTTAAGTTTCGTCCATCCGAAAACCGGCGAAACCGTCTCTTTTGAAGCCCCGATTCCCGACGATATTTACCACCTGCTCTCCGTCCTGCGCCTCGAAGCAGGCTTGGATTCGTCTTTGAGCAACGAAGAAGAATGGCAGGACAAACTCGGCACAGATGACGACGATGATTGGAACGAAGACGATTACGATGTCGAAGTGGTTTATGTGAGGGATTAA
- a CDS encoding outer membrane protein assembly factor BamD gives MKKILLVVSLSLALGACASNKGTVDKDAQITQDWNVEKLYAEAHDELNSSNYTRAIKLYEILESRFPNGRYAQQAQLDTAYAYYKDDEPEKALAAIDRFQRHHPQHPNMDYALYLKGLVLFNEDQSFLNKLASQDWSDRDPKANRSAYQAFAELVQRYPESKYAADATERMAKLVDALGGNEISVARYYMKRGAYLAAVNRAQKIVERYQNTRYVEESLAMMELAYKKLDKPQLAADTRRVLETNFPQSPFLQHQWQPNDMPWWRYWR, from the coding sequence ATGAAAAAAATTCTTTTAGTAGTTTCGTTAAGTCTGGCACTGGGTGCCTGTGCAAGCAATAAAGGTACGGTCGATAAAGACGCGCAAATCACACAAGATTGGAACGTGGAAAAACTCTATGCCGAAGCGCATGACGAGTTGAACAGCAGCAATTATACGCGAGCCATCAAGTTATACGAAATTTTAGAATCCCGCTTCCCCAACGGCCGCTACGCGCAACAGGCGCAACTGGACACCGCATACGCCTATTACAAAGACGACGAGCCTGAAAAAGCCCTCGCCGCCATCGACCGCTTCCAGCGCCATCACCCGCAACATCCGAATATGGATTACGCGCTTTACCTCAAAGGCTTGGTTTTGTTCAACGAAGACCAATCCTTCCTCAACAAACTCGCCTCCCAAGACTGGTCCGACCGCGACCCTAAAGCCAACCGCAGCGCATACCAAGCGTTTGCCGAATTGGTACAACGCTATCCGGAGAGCAAATACGCCGCCGACGCAACCGAGCGCATGGCAAAACTGGTGGACGCATTGGGCGGTAACGAAATCTCCGTTGCCCGCTACTACATGAAACGCGGCGCCTACCTCGCCGCAGTCAACCGCGCCCAAAAAATCGTCGAGCGTTACCAAAATACCCGCTACGTCGAAGAATCGCTCGCCATGATGGAGCTGGCTTACAAAAAACTGGACAAACCCCAACTCGCCGCCGACACCCGCCGCGTCTTGGAAACCAACTTCCCGCAAAGCCCGTTCCTGCAACACCAATGGCAGCCAAACGACATGCCTTGGTGGCGCTACTGGCGTTAA